In the genome of bacterium, the window CGGGTGCTGCGGGCCAGCTCGGTCTTCCACTCGCCCTTTTGATCTGCGAGCTCGATCCTGAACTCCGTGAGCTCGCCTCTGATCTCAGACTTGAACTCGGAGAACTCGGACTTGATGTCCGATTTGAACTCGGCGAACTCGCCTCTCAGTCCGGCGAGCTCGGACTTGAACTCGGCGAAGCGAGTGTTCATCTCAGCTCTCAGACGCTCTTCGAGAGCGGCAAGGTCATCTTTGGTGGCGATCTGGTGCCACACGACAGGAGGGAGGCTCTCCATCAGCGTCTCAGCCTCCTCCTCCCCCAGGACCTCAATCAGGCGCCTCATCAGCGCCCAACGCACCTTCTCATCAATCGGTTCGCTCGCCGGCACAACCAGCCTCCTGGCTCTTCGATCCTTGGAGGGGGAACGCTTCGCCATCCCCGAGCAATGGTCCTACCCTACCGGTACCCCAACCCCGCCTCAACCCCGTTGCTGAGGCGTGGGGTTCCGGCAAGTGCCGCGGTTTGCTAGGAGCCCGGCAGGGGCTGTCCGGTGCCGTTGGAACCCGTCTGGGTGGGCTGCGTTGAGGGCTCGGCGCAGGCGTCGTCGTCCAGGTCTTCGGCTTCGTCGCCGGGGAAGACCCGATTGGCCAGCTCCCTACAGGCCGCGGCAAGGGCGTTTCTGAACTGGGCTCCGCTGGCGAATGCTGCCAGGGCGGTTTGGCGGGCCACGGCCTCACGGCGGGTGTAGGGCAGCACGCAGATGTCGGCTATGCCGTCACGAGGGGGAATGTCGTAGGGATAGGTAACGGCCCCGCCCAGGCTGTGGTTGACGCAGAAGTCGGGGCCGGTGACCACCGGGCCAGAGAAGAAGTTTGGATAGGCCACCAGGTTGGCGGGGGGCGGCGGGGGCGAGACCTGCCCGGTGGTGCAGACGTCGGCGTCGAGGGCGGCCTGGTTGTCGCCGAAGTCGTCGCCCGCGATCTCCCGGCAGGCGGTGCGAACCTCGCGGGCGAACTTGGTGGGATCCAGGTTGGCCAGCTGGGCTAGGGCGCTTTGGCGGGCCACGGCCTCTCGGCGGGTGTAGGGCAGCGAGCAGATGTCGGCTATGCCGTCGCGGTCTTGGTCTAGGGGATAGGTGACCGGGCCGCCCAGGCTGTGGTTCACGCAGAAGTTGGGGCCGGTGACCACGCCGGAGAAGTAGCGGCCCACCACAGTGATGGTCACTTCATCCTCATCGGTGCGGCCCTCTCGGTCGGTGACGGTGAGGGTGAAGGTGAGCCGCACGCTGGTGAGGTCGATGAGGTTGGGGGCTTGGAAGCGGGGGCGGGCGGTGCGGCTGGCGGTGAGCGGGTTGGGGTATACGCCGGCGGTGGGCCAGAAATCGCCGAGCGCTCTCAGGTCGGCGGCACTCACCGGGGTGACCCGGGCCGGCGGGGTGACGGCGATGCTGGTGAGCGCCCAAGAGAAGGTGAACAGGTCGCCGGGATCGGGATCGAAGCTGGCGGTGCCGTCGAGCTCGACGCGGGATCGGGTCTGCGCCCGCTGGTCGGCGCCGGCGTTGGCCACCGGATCCTCGTTGCGGCCCAGCACGGTGATGGTGACGGAGTCGGTGTCGAACACGCCCCAGACGTCGGTGACGGTGAGATGGAGGATGATGTCGATCTGGCCACCCCGCAGCTCGGGGACCTCGAAGGAGACGATGGCCTGGTCGGGGTTGACGAGCTCCACGGTGGCCTCCTCCACCGGCTCGCCGTCGTCATCCACCTCGATCCACTGGAAGGTGATGGCGTCGCCGTCGTTGTCGAAGCCGGCGCCGTTTACCCTCATGACGCCGGTTCCGTCGGTGCCGCCTTCTTTGCCGTCCTCGCTTATGAGGTCGTCGGGGGCTACCGCCGAGGGGGCGGCGTTGTCCACCACCACGAAGGTGATGGTGGCGGTGGCGGTGCGGCGGGTGGAATCGGTGACGGTGACCGAGACGGTGTGGGTGGCGCCTACGGGACCGGTGCTGGGGGCGGTGAAGGTGGCCTGGGAGGTGGTGCCGGCCCGGTTGGAGGGGTTGGGGGTTATGTTGCCCCTCCACTGGTGGGTGAGGCTGCGGGCCTGGTTGCCGTCTTTGTCATCGGCGGTGGCGGTGAGCACCACGCTGTCGCCGGGGGCGACCACGAAGCGGGGGTCTTCGCCTTCTTGAAAGGCGACCTGGGCCGGTTGGCTGCTGTCGCGCAGCTCGACTTCAACGGTGGGGGCGGCGGGCTGGTCGTGGACGGTGATCTGCACGGTGGCGAAGTCGGTGGCGCCGTCGTTGTTGGTGATGGTGACGCGATAGTGGGCGACGGCGGTGCGGTTGTTGTCCAAGTTGTCGGGCAGCATGATGGTGACGGTCTCGCCGTACAGATCGCCGGGCTCGATGGTGAACGCCGGATAGTTGGGGCGGGCGGTTACCTTGCGCCACTCGTAGCTGAGCACCGATGAGCCGGCCCCGGTGCTGTTAGAGGCGTCGAGCACTAGACGGGCGCCTTCTTGCACGTCCCACTCGTCGTCTTGGTTGCCGCGTTGGCCGGGGCGGTCGATCACCGCTTCGATGGTGTACTTCTCGTCGGTCTGAATGCGGCCGTCGCCGTCGAGGTCGGTGGGATTGGGGTTGAGCAGCTTGGCGGAGACGTCGATCCTGGCCTCGGGCTGCTGGCTGAGGGTGACCCGCACGATGTCGCGGTCGCTGTCGCCGTCTCGGTCGGTGACGGTGAGCTCGAAGTCGATGTGATAGGTGCCGTATTGGTTGACGAGGTTGACCGGAGGCACCTCGAACTCGGCGGTGCGGCCTGAGGGGCTGCCCGTGGGGGTGAGCCTGATCCATTTGTAGTCGCTTGTGACCACTCTCCATCGGTAGGTGAGGGTGTTGGGCAAGTCGTCGAAGTCGAAGCTGCCGCTTCCGTTGAGCCTGCCCTCGCGGTCGACTCCGGGGATGACCGAGAAGTCGTTGCCGGCGTCGGCCACGGGGGGCCGGTTCTGGGCCTGGGCCGAGGGGGTGAGGACGGTGACCAGGAGGGTGGCGGCCAGGATGGCGCTGAGGGCGCGCTTGGTGAAGGTGGGGCAAGTGGGGAAACGGGGCATACGCCACGAGGATACTTGCGGGTGCCTTATATATAGGCGCGCTCGCTGGATTGGAATCTGCTGTTGCCGGACGGACTTTGGCTCAGCTGTTGGGTAGGGCGTCGCCGTGGGCCTCGCAGGAGGCGATGTAGTCCGCGGTCACGCCCTCGAGATTGAACAAGGCTTCTTCAGCAGTAGCACCCCAGGCCCGGCAACCCGGAAGTACCGGAACCTCGGCAAGGAACATGTCCTCAGTTTCTTCGGACGGTGCTCGCAAGGTGTAGGGCAGCTTGTACTGCTTGGCCATCTCTAACTCTCCGGCAATGCGGCAGAACTCACATCTTGAAGATACCGCGCCGAGCGGCAACTTAGAAGCGGCGGATCGGTGTTCTGGGGATTCTCAAGTCAGGAGGAACCAGCTTCTTGGGGAGAGGAGGAGGCGGGCACGCCGTCGGGGTAGGGGAGGGTGTTGTTGGGGGTGGCGGGGGTTCTTGGGCCGTCGAAGAGTATTCCGGTGAGGTTGAGGGGGTCGCAGGGAGCCCGTCGGTGAGCTATTCGGACTCACCTGCCTCGGCTAGTGCTCTCCGGGCAACTTCGGGGTTGCGGCGGACTGCGGCGCTCAGTTGAAGGTCGAACCAGCGCTGGCGATGTTCTTTAACAGCCTCCTGCCATCCGTCATGCGGGATTGCGAGTTCCTCGATGATCATGGATTCGATGAGGTCCTCCAAGGTCGGGCGGAATCGCCTGCCTCCGGTGGGCCAATGAAAATCTGGTAGCCGGCGCTCCACTCCCATGGCATCGGCAAGTGGGTTCACAGGGCTCTCCGTCCCGTGGATGTGGACATGAGCTGCTGGATATGCCAATTCGTTTTTCGCGAGCACAGGTTCGCGGTTGTAGTCGTACCGGATAATTGGGTTTTGTAGGTCATCGGTCAGATGAAGCTCGACACGGCTGCTGGTGGTTGCGATGTGGACTCTCTCAGGGTCCAATTCAAGACGGTGGAGAATCACCAAGAAGCACTTGGGATCGGCCTGGCTGATCGTGACTGGGATGGGTTTCGTCGCGTGGGGCGCCTGCTTATTGATTTGAAAGCCGACCCAACCCTGTCTTCCACCGGGATACAGCACAGCTGTGATGGGGATGCCGTTGGTAATCGTTCGGTTCAGCAGGTCTTGAATTTGGTCGGCAAATTCCCGGGCCAGCCGGGCAAGATCAGCAGTTTTCAATTTGCGGAGCGATCATGAACCAGGTGAGCCGAGCCTTGTGCGACGGAAAATCGTCGTCTCTTGCACAGGTCTCAAGCTCTTCGTAGCTCATCTGTAGCTCCGCAAGTGCCAAATCAGTCCCTTGCCGCAGGTCTTCCTCAGTTACAAAAACGACCGACTCGTCCCCAGGCGCGACCAGGTCTGTTGGAGTGCTCATCTAACCTTCCTCCATCTTTGGGACATCTCAAGCATACCGGCCATTCTAAAGAGAGGTGGTGACAGATTCTCTGTCGACTTGTTGGTTGGTTCTAGCCAGAAGATCCGGGCACGCCGTCGGTGTAGGGGAGGGTGTTGTTGGGGGTGGCGGGAGTGGGGCGCTCAGCCACCTAGTTGGAAGAGGGGGTGTGTTTTCGCAATCGGTGTGGCACAATTGTGGTCATGTCAAGCGAGTCGTTGCGCACAGTGCGAGATCGGTTCTCCGAGTTCATCGAACGGGTGAATACGCATCATGAACGGGTGGTAATCACCCGCAACGGCTCGCCAGCCGCGGTGCTTGTGAGTCCCGAGGATCTCGAGTCGCTTGAGGAGACCTTGGAGATACT includes:
- a CDS encoding type II toxin-antitoxin system Phd/YefM family antitoxin — protein: MSSESLRTVRDRFSEFIERVNTHHERVVITRNGSPAAVLVSPEDLESLEETLEILGDEEVVAQLAEAHRAYLEGDVVRGVEAVRALRPS